From Xyrauchen texanus isolate HMW12.3.18 chromosome 9, RBS_HiC_50CHRs, whole genome shotgun sequence, the proteins below share one genomic window:
- the LOC127649648 gene encoding zinc finger protein 501-like has translation MEFVKEESEDIRISEPFRLKNEDTNNKEEQRELMDVKEESQELDEVEEKYQYQNHNDVITGEKSSSCSQTEKKLSQKRTQISLICPHCGKIFTHKGTFTIHIRIHTGEKPFTCHQCGKCFKENASLNLHMRIHTGEKPYSCHQCGKSFRHRASIKAHMRTHTGEKHFTCLQCGKRFRNPSGLSRHAHIHSEKQLHHCSQCGKSFKQASHLRLHQRHHSAEKPFNCDQCGKNFIFASVLKRHLKLHGNNKPYICTVCGKSFSQLAYMKQHQKIHLGVKTHVCSECDKAFYKVENLKVHKRIHSGEKPYRCSYCEKSFRRDQEWKKHEKKHNRGSPYQIPLK, from the exons ATGGAGTTTgttaaagaggagagtgaagacatccGTATTTCAGAACCATTCAGACTGAAGAATGAAGATACAAACAACAAagaggaacaaagag AGCTGATGGacgtgaaagaggaaagtcaagaactggatgaagtggaggagaaataTCAGTATCAGAATCATAATGATGtcataactggagaaaaatcttctAGTTGCTCACAGACTGAAAAGAAACTGTCACAAAAAAGAACTCAAATTTCTTTAATCTGCCCTCATTGTGGAAAGATTTTCACTCATAAAGGAACCTTTACTATccacataagaattcacactggagagaaacctttcacgtgccatcagtgtggaaagtgtttcaAAGAGAACGCAAGTCTTAAtcttcacatgagaattcacactggagagaagccttactcatgccatcagtgtggaaagagtttcagacaCAGAGCAAGTATTAAGGCGCACATGAgaactcacactggagagaaacattttacatgccttcagtgtggaaagaggtTTAGAAATCCAAGCGGCTTAAGTAGGCATGCACATATTCACTCTGAAAAGCAATTACATCACTGTTCTCAGTGTGGCAAGAGTTTCAAACAGGCAAGTCATCTCAGACTTCATCAGCGCCATCACTCTGCAGAAAAGCCTTTCAACTGTGATCAGTGcggtaaaaattttatttttgcatcagTGCTAAAGAGACACTTGAAACTTCATGGAAATAATAAGCCTTACATCTGCACTGTTTGTGGAAAAAGTTTTTCACAGCTGGCTTATATGAAACAGCACCAGAAAATACATTTGGGTGTAAAAACTCATGTATGCTCAGAGTGTGATAAAGCCTTTTACAAAGTGGAAAACTTGAAAGTGCACAAAAGAATTCattctggagaaaaaccttacaggTGCTCAtattgtgaaaagagtttcagacGGGACCAAGAGtggaaaaaacatgaaaaaaaacataataGAGGGAGTCCATACCAAATACCACTGAAATAA